CGCAGCAGCGTTTGGTACTACAAGTGTTAACGCACAAGAAGAAGCAGTAGCTGAAACCGAAGTTATTACAGTAACAGGCGTAAGAAGCAGCTTAGCTGAATCATTAGCGAACAAAAAAGATGCGAGATCATTAGTTGATTCAATCGCTGCAGAAGAGTTAGGTCGCTTTCCTGATGATAACGTAGCTGATTCTCTATCACACATTCCAGGTCTAACAGTAAGTAGAACAAGGGGTGGTGAAGCTCAGCATGTTAATGTTAGAGGATTAGGCCCAGAATTTACGATTGTTACTTTAAATAATCGTATTCTTGCAACTGATGATGGCGGCAGAAATTTTGCTTTTGATGTTATCCCATCAGAAATGATCAGTGGCGCTGATGTTTGGAAAACGGTTCAAGCAAAGAATATTGAAGGAAGTATAGGTGGGGCGGTTAACCTTAAGTCCGCTCGCCCATTTGCTAACCCTGGTATGCAAGGTGCTGCGTCTGTTACCGCTGATTACAATGACTATTCAGAAGAGATGGGTACTAAATTTAATGGTGTATTTAGCAACACATTTGCTGATGATACTTTAGGTTTTATCATTGGCCTAAGTACATCAGAAGGTACAGAAAGAGCTGATGATATGTTTGATAATAATGTATCAGGCGTTGATGATGAAGTAAATTACGATATCAACAAAGACGGTGTAATTACCGATAATGAAAAAAACTTAGTGATACCACGTTCATATGCATTAGGGTCTTATGCGACAGAATTTAAACGTACGGGTATTACTTCTGCATTACAATGGCAACCCACTGAACGTCTAGTATTAACTGCAGACTTTTTAATGACTAAATTAGAAGCTGATTCCTCAGGTTTTGCCCAATCGTTTTATATGGCTGATGATAGCACCGGACAAAATCGACTTTCTAATTTCATTATGGATGGTAATGTAGTAACAAGTATGGATGTTGCTGATGTGTCCATGGAAGTTCTGACGTTAGATGAACACCGTACTGTAGATACCAGTATGTTTGGTTTTGAAGCTGAGTTTATGGTAAGTGATGACTTGGTTATCAAGGCTGATATTTATCAATCAAATTCATCTCGAGATTCTGGCGGTAAAGATACTTTTGTTGTCGCTGGTAGCCCTGGTGCTCACACAGGAAGCTATAAACTAAACGAAGGCGGTTTACCTGATTATATTCCGACATGGACGGAAGGTCGTAATTCAAATGATTTTGGTAATGATGACTTCTCTCCTCATTGGGCTGCTCGTGAAGGTAGTGATATAGAAGATGAAGTACTAGGTTATACTGTTGATGCTGAATGGGAAGTTGATTACAAGAGCTTGCTTAGTGTCGATTTTGGCCTTTCTTATACTAGTCGAAATAAGACTAACACTGCATTTGATAACTATTCAGGTGCTGATGGCGCCTGTAACTACTGTGATTATCCATATACTTTTGGCCAAGTTGGCGCTGATGTAGTCATTCCGTTTCCATATGAAAACTTTTTCTCAGGAGATGGTGCCAATATACCGCGCTCTTTCCCTATTTTTAGTATTCCAGGGTATAAAGATGGCTTAGCAGCGTCTGATGGTAAAACGTTAACTGATTATTTGGGTAATGAGAGAACCTTTGGTGAAAATGAATCTGATCTATGGGAGCCTCGATACAACCCGGTAAATTCGTTCGACATAACTGAAGATACTACAGCTCTATACTTTCAAGCTAATCTTGAAGGTGACGGATGGTTTGGTAATGTTGGTGCTCGATACATAAGTACAGATGTTACTGCTGGTTATGCTTATAATGAAATATTATCAATTACCATAGAAGGCCAAGACACTTCTAACCCGAGTTGGGATGTAGTGTATTCAGACGGTTCAAGCCAAGAAGCAACAGGTGATTATAGTAAGTTCCTACCAGCTGTAAACTTCGGGTTTTACCTTCAAGA
The sequence above is a segment of the Colwellia sp. 20A7 genome. Coding sequences within it:
- a CDS encoding TonB-dependent receptor → MKRRIENKFTKTVLSIAVAAAFGTTSVNAQEEAVAETEVITVTGVRSSLAESLANKKDARSLVDSIAAEELGRFPDDNVADSLSHIPGLTVSRTRGGEAQHVNVRGLGPEFTIVTLNNRILATDDGGRNFAFDVIPSEMISGADVWKTVQAKNIEGSIGGAVNLKSARPFANPGMQGAASVTADYNDYSEEMGTKFNGVFSNTFADDTLGFIIGLSTSEGTERADDMFDNNVSGVDDEVNYDINKDGVITDNEKNLVIPRSYALGSYATEFKRTGITSALQWQPTERLVLTADFLMTKLEADSSGFAQSFYMADDSTGQNRLSNFIMDGNVVTSMDVADVSMEVLTLDEHRTVDTSMFGFEAEFMVSDDLVIKADIYQSNSSRDSGGKDTFVVAGSPGAHTGSYKLNEGGLPDYIPTWTEGRNSNDFGNDDFSPHWAAREGSDIEDEVLGYTVDAEWEVDYKSLLSVDFGLSYTSRNKTNTAFDNYSGADGACNYCDYPYTFGQVGADVVIPFPYENFFSGDGANIPRSFPIFSIPGYKDGLAASDGKTLTDYLGNERTFGENESDLWEPRYNPVNSFDITEDTTALYFQANLEGDGWFGNVGARYISTDVTAGYAYNEILSITIEGQDTSNPSWDVVYSDGSSQEATGDYSKFLPAVNFGFYLQEDLLLRLAAGRSLSRPTLEQMAPLTTDDAQSGFFTMEISGNPNIKPVFADQLDMALEWYFDENSLLSTSIFWKELDGFITSNTTNTIIAGESFKVIQPINGDSAEVQGIEVAVQKFFENGFGVTASYAYTDSSTVVDGESAGSLIGVADTSYSLSLIYEKDRISTQIALDYTGDYVVDSYSPLGEDYETTAEAVSMVSASFSYNLTDNAQLFLEGNNLLNEQNRTFQGRSDLPGSLQIYGRTIKFGARYTF